In a single window of the Osmia bicornis bicornis chromosome 7, iOsmBic2.1, whole genome shotgun sequence genome:
- the LOC114881730 gene encoding uncharacterized protein LOC114881730, with protein sequence MDTNSRATPVPELDLTSAVEMRDEGSVDSSDSASAVAVPAPVAGRSHANHNKNMDVDILPQVPVSNRFSVLAAFQNSAETHEQNKNVGSKYGHSASNCNLPPRCVKCAGDHHTSACSKSLDTPPKCVNCGGDHTANYSQCKSLAEYLAARSSNVPKQRGIAFKNPMMDPLPLPPVVPPSTGLRESYADVLAGKKSTQFDSPASGNILADSGIGTLLEIKNSIAELELLVNLKQILSVTQILVARLRACRSNAEKLQAFWSVLSQMD encoded by the exons ATGGATACTAACTCCCGGGCTACGCCTGTCCCCGAGCTTGACTTGACTTCTGCGGTGGAAATGCGTGACGAGGGTAGCGTCGACTCCTCCGATTCTGCTAGTGCGGTT GCTGTACCGGCTCCGGTTGCCGGTAGATCGCATGCAAACCACAACAAAAACATGGATGTTGACATTCTGCCACAAGTCCCGGTTTCAAATCGATTCTCAGTTCTTGCCGCATTCCAAAACTCGGCCGAAACTCAcgaacaaaataaaaacgttGGTTCAAA GTACGGTCATTCTGCTTCAAATTGCAATCTCCCACCTCGATGTGTCAAATGCGCGGGGGATCACCACACGTCTGCCTGCTCGAAATCTTTGGATACCCCTCCAAAATGCGTCAATTGCGGTGGTGATCATACCGCTAATTACTCGCAATGCAAGTCGTTGGCAGAATATCTTGCGGCTCGCAGTAGCAATGTACCTAAGCAACGTGGCATTGCTTTTAAAAATCCCATGATGGATCCCCTTCCTTTgcctcccgttgttcccccgtCAACTGGATTGCGGGAGTCCTATGCTGATGTTCTCGCCGGTAAGAAATCCACTCAATTTGATTCCCCTGCTTCCGGGAACATCCTAGCTGATAGTGGAATAGGCACGCTACTGGAGATTAAAAATTCTATTGCCGAACTTGAGTTATTGGTTAATCTAAAACAAATTCTATCTGTCACCCAGATCCTTGTTGCAAGGCTTCGTGCTTGCCGTTCGAACGCTGAAAAATTGCAGGCCTTTTGGTCTGTCCTTAGTCAAATGGACTAG